Sequence from the Gemmatimonas sp. genome:
GCGCGCACAGGTGGTGCACGATACTGAGGTTCCGGTGTTCGGCGCGACCACCGACGTTATACGTGATGCTCTCGTGAGGGCCGTGAAGGATCAGGTCGATCGCGGCGCAATGATCCTCCACATACATCCAGTCGCGGATCTGCTGTCCATCGCCGTACACGGGAATGCGTTTGCCCTGCAGCGCATTGACGATCGCGAGGGGAATCAACTTCTCGGGAAAATGATATGGCCCGTAGTTGTTCGACGCGTGGCTGATTGACGCGGTCATGCCGTAGGTGTGCGCGTATGCGCGCACGAAATGATCGGCGCTTGCCTTGCTCGCCGCGTACGGCGAATTCGGGGCAACGCGAGTCGTCTCCGAAAACGGCGGATCACCCACGTCGAGCGACCCGTAGACCTCATCGGTCGAGACGTGATGGAAGCGTGCGCCGGCGCGCCAGGCACCATGCTCGAACCAGACGCGCCGGCAGGCTTCGAGCAGCGCCTGTGTGCCGAGGACGTTGGTCCGTACGAAGGCCGACGGATCGGTGATAGACCGGTCGACGTGCGTTTCTGCGGCGCAGTGAACGACCGTGTCGACGTGATGTTCGCGGAGCAGTGCCTCGACCAGCGGCAGGTCGTTGATATCACCATGCGCGAAGTGCACACGCCCGCCGTCGATCAGTGTTCGCAGCGTGGCAAGATTTCCGGCGTAGGTGAGCGCGTCGAGCACAATCACCACGTCGGCGGGATACCGCGCGCACCAGTAGTGCACGAAGTTCCCGCCGATGAAACCGGCGCCTCCTGAAATCAGGAGGCTGCGCGACACGCTGTCCGCTCCTCCGCGCAACTCACACGCGGAAGGTGTCTGGGCGCCAGGTCTTGATCTGGCTCTTGATCTCCTTGCCCTTGAGCGCCGGATTCTTGAGCACCATGTCGACCATGGAGGCCAGTTCGGCGTCGCTCGCGAAGCGCAGCGCGATGTAGTGGCGCGGCGAGAAGGTGGCCTGCGCACGGGCGGCGAGATCAGCCGGCAGCAGGCGCGCATAGCGGAGCTGCTCTTCGAGGCGGATCAGGCGATCCTGAGCGCGGAGCGGCGAGAGGCGTGACACCGTGACCGCCCCGAACAGCGCGAGCGCACCGATCAGCAGGTAGTGCGTCTCGAGGTCCCGGATCGTCATCGCCCGCCACACGCTCCAGATCAGGAAGATCAGCGAGAGCGGAGCGGTGAAGAAATGGTACATGGGCATGAACTGCCCGTGATTCGCGAAGTTCTGAGTTTTGTCAGCCATGTCGGTGCGTGTCGATGAAGGAGTCGATAAGTGCGGTGGCCGTGGCCAGTCGTTCGTCCCACGTGCCTTGCACAACGGTAACCGGCGCGTCGAATCGCGCCAGCGTTGTGCGGAAAAGCGCCTGAACCTCATCGCGTTGCACCTCGCGGTCGCGGATGCCGTCGGCGATCCATGGCACGTCGATGCCGAGCAGCAGGTAGTGCGTGGGGCGGCGCGCGAGAGCCGCCTGTTCGATGAACTCGGGACAGCGGCCGAAGTAGTGGTGGCAGTACACGACGGTGCTGACCAAGTCGGTGTCCTGCAGCAGCAAGTGGTCGCCGCGGGCGACAGCAGCGGCGATGTGGGCGTCTTCGCGGGCCATCTGCCCGTTGGCAATGGGGCCATGATCGCGGAAATCGAGTGGCGCGCCCTTGGCGGCGGCATAGTCGCGTACGAATTCGGCGACGCACGTGACGCCGTAGCGCGCGGCCAACTGTATGCCGAGGGTCGTTTTGCCGACGGACTCCGACCCGGTCAAGACGATGCGGGTAAGCTGGCGAGTCGTGTCCGCGCCGCCGATCGATGCCATTGCACGTAGCCGATGATGGCGAGCACCAGAAACACGGCATACAGAATCGCCGTGAGCGGGAGCTGCCGGTTGATGAACAGGCCAACGTAGACCACGTCGACGGCGATCCAGAGCAGCCAGTTCTCGAGGAGTTTACGCGTCATCATGTACTGCGCGACTAGGCTGATCGACACGAGCGCCGCATCGAGCCATGGCAGCGCGGCGCCGGGCAGCCGTTGCGTGACGGTGGCCAGTGACACCCACGCCACGAGCCCGATGGCGGCCATGATCATGGCGGTGCGACGCGTCGTGCGCGTGACGACGACCGCTGCATGGCGCGGTCCACCGCGCAACCAGTGCCACCAGCCGTACAACGACAATACCAGATACACCACCTGCAGGCCGGTGTCAGAATAGAGACCGGTGCGGGCGAACACCACCATGTAGAACCCGGCATTGAGCACGCCGAGTGGCCAGCTCCAGATGTTCTCGCGCGTGACGAGCCACACGTTGAGTACACCCGTGATGAAGCCGAGGAGCTCCGCGCAGGAGCTTCCGTGCGCGACGAGCCAGGCGCAGGGCTCGGACAGGAGTTGGAACTCCGTACTGGTCATGAACGCCAAAGCTAATTAGGGTTCACCGCACATGACCGGGGTGCCGGCGCCGCCAGTGCGCGTTGGCTGAGAGAGTCCCGTAGAACCTGATCCGGCTCGTACCGGCGTAGGGAGTCCAATCGATGTATCCGCACGCAATCGCGCGCCCATGGCGCACGCGGCGACTTTGTGTCGCCACCCTCATGACTGTTGCCGCCGCCACGCTCAGCGCACAGTCCCGTCCCGACAGCGCCAAAGTAGCGGCCACGGCCGACTCGGTGCGTCGCATCGAAGGCGTACTCGTCCGCGCCATCCGTGCCAACGAGCAGGCGCCGATCTCGCAAACCACCATCGGTCGGGCCGCGATCACGCAGCGGCACTTCGGGCAGGACGTTCCGATGCTGCTCATGAATGCCGCGCCCTCGATGACGTCGCACACCGAAACCGGCACCAACTGGGGTTACAGCTACCTGCGGCTGCGCGGCATCGACCAGACGCGCATCAATATTACGCTGGATGGTGTGCCGTTGAACGACATGGAAGATCAGGTGCTGTACTTCGCGAACCTGGCCGATCTGATGTCGAACGTCCAGTCGGTACAGGTGCAGCGCGGTGTGGGCACGAGCACCGCCGGCACGGCGTCGTTCGCCGGCAGTGTGAATTTCGAGACGATGCCCGTGGCGCGCGCCGATGCCGGTGGGGACGTACAGCTGCAGATGGGATCGTTCGGTGCTCAGCGCGTGAGCGCGTCGTTCAACTCGGGGCTCACCGCCAGCAAATTCGCCGTGTACGGTCGGGCCAGTGCGCTGCGCACGAACGGCTACCGCGATCATAGCGGCGTCATGGGACGCTCGGCCTTCGTGGGCGCCGGCTGGTTCGGCGCGCGCGACGTGGTGAAGTTGACCACGCTGGTAGGACTGCTGGCCGATACGCTCTCGTATACCGGCGCCACGCTCGAGCAGCTCGCCACGAACCGCCGCTACAATCCGCTGCAGCCCGACGAACGCGACAAGTTCGGTCAGCAGATGGTGTCGCTGGCGTACACACGCGCACTGCAGAACGGCGGCTCGGTGAGCACCACGGTGTATCGCAACTCCGCGAGCGGCAACTACGACTACATCGAGCTGCCCGATCGCTACCGCTTCAACCTGGCGCACACGTGGTACGGTGTCACGAGCGCGTACAACGTGGAACGTGGTGCGCTGCGGGTGAACGCGGGTCTCAACGCGAATACCTATCAGCGCGCGCACCGTGGCTATGTCCAGCCTTCCACCACACTGTACGACAACACCGGGCACAAGCAGGATGCCAGCGCCTTCGCCAAGCTGTCGCTCGACGCCGGTAAGGCCCGCTGGTTTGCCGACCTGCAGGGACGCTACGCCACGTTCCGCTACGAGCCCGACGCCAACGCCGGTATCGACGAGCGTCGCATCGATTGGATGTTCTTCAATCCGAAGGCGGGCGTCACGTACCAGGTGGCCACGGGTCTTGCCACGTACGCGTCGTACGGCATCACGAGCCGCGAGCCCGCCCGCAATGATTTGTTCGCCGGCGACGATGATTTGAACAGCGGCAATGTGGCCGACTACGGCGACTTCACGCGCGTGAAGCCGGAGTCGGTGCGTGACGCCGAGCTGGGCATCACGTGGTCGCGGGCCACGATGGACGTGTCGGCCAATCTGTACAGCATGGATTTCCGCAACGACATCGCGCGTATCGGGGCACCTACGGCGTCGGGTTCGATTCTGCGTCGGAACGTGGGCAACAGCTACCGCCGTGGCATCGAGGTGGATGCGGCGTATCGCGGAATCTCGCGCGTGGTGCTGGCCGGCAACGCCACGTGGAGTCAGAACCGCATCGCGCAGTTCACCGACTCGTCGCGGGGCGCTCCGGTGGTGCGGCGCAACGTGACGCCGCTGCTCACGCCGGCGTTCCTCTCGTCGCATCGCATTGAAGTATCGCCGACGAACCGATTCATGGTGAGCGTTGAGGGTCGCTATCAGTCGAAGGCGTTCCTGGACAACACCAGCAGTGCGGACCGTGTGCTGCCCGACTACTACACCGTCGATGCCTCGGCGCGGGCCACACTCGGTCGTTACGCACTCACGCTGCGAGGCGCGAATCTGGGTGATACGCAGAAGTTCGCGAGCGGTGCCGTGTCGGGGTCGGGGCGCGTGCGCTACTTCGTGCTACCGGCGCGCGCGGTGTTTGCGACGGTGAGTGCGGAGTTTTGAGCTGGGTGGTGTGCTGACGGCGGGTTCTGTTTGAACGGATAAACTCTTGGTTCACGCGAAGGGCGCGAAGATCGGGAAGGGCGCGAAGAACAGCAAAAGAAACAATGTTGTTGCTGTTCTTCGCGTATCTTCGCGATCTTCGCGTGAACCGAAGAACTTTCGACCGCCAGCACGATACCAGCCGTTACCGCGCCCCCATCTGCCGAGCTGAATCCAAAGCGCGCCGCAGCGCAACGGCCCGCTCTCGTGGCGTGCCGCGTGACTCACGCAGGGCCGCGCGCAGGCCTCGCTTCGCCTCGTCGGGCACGTCACGGTCGTTGAACGCCAGCAAGGCACTGGCCACGACTTCGTAGATGGCGACCGTCGACGCCGGCTGGCCGTCGTTGTAGAGCGGCGCACCACGATCAATCGCATAGTCGATCAGAGACGTTGGGCTGCCACTGGCGCTGACACCGGCGGGTTCGCTCGCGCGGGCATCGGGCGGGAGCAGCACGCGATCGATCACGTGGATGACACCATTGCTGGCCGGGATATCGGCGATACGGACCGTGGCGTCATTGATGCGCAACTCGCCGTTCACGTCGGAGATGCGCACATCGAGATCGGCCACCGTTTCAGCGGTACGCACCGTACGCGCCTGCGCTGCCGTGACGCGGCCGGCGATCACGTGATACGTGAGGATCGTGCGCAGCTTCTCGCGATTCTCCGGCTTGAGCAGCTCGGCGACGGTGCCGTTGGGGAGACGCTTGAAGGCCTCGTCGGTGGGCGCGAAGAGCGTGAACGGTCCGCGGCCGAGCAGCGTCTGCGTAAGGCCGGCGGCGTCGACGGCGGCCAACAGCGTGGTGAATTGACCGGCGGTTTTGGCGACCTGCGGAATACTTGGCGAAGCGGTCGCCGTTGTGCCGTTTCGCGATGGGTGTTGGGCGCCGGCCGTGGGGGCGAGCAGCTGCATGGACGCAATGCTGAGTGTCGCGGTCACCAGAGCGCCCTGCATGTACAGGCGGGCCGAATTGGTAGCGTCGATGAAGAAAGAACTGCGATGGTGCATAAAGCGCTCCGAGGGTCGTGAGAGTGGGACGGCGTTGCTATGCCATGCCATTCGTTGGATGTGCGGGCGTTGGATGCACAGCGGTGAGGCTGCACGGCCACGGATTGTGTGGCCCCGACGCGTCATGTGCGCTTCGAACCCTTATGGATGAGTCCGCTATGTTCAATGAAATCAATGGCTTTGCTGAGTGGCGCGTTCGGCATCCACCTTGCACTTACCGAGCTCATCTGCAGATACGCAGAACCCGCCCTCTCTCATTACCGGATTTGCAATGCGCCTCCGCTCCCTGCTTGTTGCTGCTGCGATCGCCCTTCCCTCGGCCGCGGCGGCCCAGCCCGTTCAGGTCAACTACACCGTAACCGGCTCCGCTGGAAACTGGCTGCTCGACTTCAGCGTCTTCAATAACATCGGTCCCGGCGGACAGAGCCTGTACTTCTTCGGCACCTCGCTCGGCACCGGCGGATCGGCCGTTGTCGCGAGTCCGGGTTCCTTTGGAGTCTGGGGCAGCGGCGCGGCGTGGTCGAACACGAGCTACGGCGGGAGTTCAACCACGTACGACAACAACTGGATCGGCGGTGGCATCGCCAACGGCGTCACGCAGAGCGGGTTCCAGGTGCAACTCGCGACGCTCGCTGCTCCGACCAGTGTCTCATGGTTCGCCTACCAGTCCGGTGGCGCGTCGTATGACGGCTCCGACGCGTTCTACAAAGGCGATAACCCGGGATTCGAGGGAACGACGGGCATCCAAACGACCGTGCCCGAGCCCGCGTCCGTTGCGCTCATGGGCTTCGGACTCGTTGCAGTCGGTGTCGCCGCTCGCCGCCGCTCAGCGAATCTGGCCTAGCACGGCAGGTGGGGGGACGGCGGACATCAGGAGTTCGTGAACGGCGCTCAGGTGAGCGCCGTTCTTTTTCCTGTAACTGAACGACGGTGCCTCAAACATTCAAACCGCTACAACCCTTTGCATGGTCGGTGCATCCAATGCGAGGGCGCCGGCGAACGCTGATATGAACCCCGTCGGAGCGCTCGTGCATTTCGGGACACATCATCGCGTCAGTCGACTTCGCCCAGGCATGGACAACGCTACATCATCACCGGAAGGCAGCAGGCGGGACGACGTGCGGGCGCATCTGTCGCTTGTGACCGGGTCCTTCGCCC
This genomic interval carries:
- the rfbB gene encoding dTDP-glucose 4,6-dehydratase; protein product: MSRSLLISGGAGFIGGNFVHYWCARYPADVVIVLDALTYAGNLATLRTLIDGGRVHFAHGDINDLPLVEALLREHHVDTVVHCAAETHVDRSITDPSAFVRTNVLGTQALLEACRRVWFEHGAWRAGARFHHVSTDEVYGSLDVGDPPFSETTRVAPNSPYAASKASADHFVRAYAHTYGMTASISHASNNYGPYHFPEKLIPLAIVNALQGKRIPVYGDGQQIRDWMYVEDHCAAIDLILHGPHESITYNVGGRAEHRNLSIVHHLCALLDERFAHDAALATRFTKCPAARGIDCASLIAFVDDRPGHDRRYAVDPSRIAARLGFEPRETLASGLARTVDWFLANDAWWQR
- a CDS encoding DUF6526 family protein codes for the protein MADKTQNFANHGQFMPMYHFFTAPLSLIFLIWSVWRAMTIRDLETHYLLIGALALFGAVTVSRLSPLRAQDRLIRLEEQLRYARLLPADLAARAQATFSPRHYIALRFASDAELASMVDMVLKNPALKGKEIKSQIKTWRPDTFRV
- a CDS encoding ATP-binding protein, with protein sequence MTGSESVGKTTLGIQLAARYGVTCVAEFVRDYAAAKGAPLDFRDHGPIANGQMAREDAHIAAAVARGDHLLLQDTDLVSTVVYCHHYFGRCPEFIEQAALARRPTHYLLLGIDVPWIADGIRDREVQRDEVQALFRTTLARFDAPVTVVQGTWDERLATATALIDSFIDTHRHG
- the pnuC gene encoding nicotinamide riboside transporter PnuC; the protein is MTSTEFQLLSEPCAWLVAHGSSCAELLGFITGVLNVWLVTRENIWSWPLGVLNAGFYMVVFARTGLYSDTGLQVVYLVLSLYGWWHWLRGGPRHAAVVVTRTTRRTAMIMAAIGLVAWVSLATVTQRLPGAALPWLDAALVSISLVAQYMMTRKLLENWLLWIAVDVVYVGLFINRQLPLTAILYAVFLVLAIIGYVQWHRSAARTRLASLPASS
- a CDS encoding TonB-dependent receptor; this translates as MTVAAATLSAQSRPDSAKVAATADSVRRIEGVLVRAIRANEQAPISQTTIGRAAITQRHFGQDVPMLLMNAAPSMTSHTETGTNWGYSYLRLRGIDQTRINITLDGVPLNDMEDQVLYFANLADLMSNVQSVQVQRGVGTSTAGTASFAGSVNFETMPVARADAGGDVQLQMGSFGAQRVSASFNSGLTASKFAVYGRASALRTNGYRDHSGVMGRSAFVGAGWFGARDVVKLTTLVGLLADTLSYTGATLEQLATNRRYNPLQPDERDKFGQQMVSLAYTRALQNGGSVSTTVYRNSASGNYDYIELPDRYRFNLAHTWYGVTSAYNVERGALRVNAGLNANTYQRAHRGYVQPSTTLYDNTGHKQDASAFAKLSLDAGKARWFADLQGRYATFRYEPDANAGIDERRIDWMFFNPKAGVTYQVATGLATYASYGITSREPARNDLFAGDDDLNSGNVADYGDFTRVKPESVRDAELGITWSRATMDVSANLYSMDFRNDIARIGAPTASGSILRRNVGNSYRRGIEVDAAYRGISRVVLAGNATWSQNRIAQFTDSSRGAPVVRRNVTPLLTPAFLSSHRIEVSPTNRFMVSVEGRYQSKAFLDNTSSADRVLPDYYTVDASARATLGRYALTLRGANLGDTQKFASGAVSGSGRVRYFVLPARAVFATVSAEF
- a CDS encoding PEP-CTERM sorting domain-containing protein translates to MRLRSLLVAAAIALPSAAAAQPVQVNYTVTGSAGNWLLDFSVFNNIGPGGQSLYFFGTSLGTGGSAVVASPGSFGVWGSGAAWSNTSYGGSSTTYDNNWIGGGIANGVTQSGFQVQLATLAAPTSVSWFAYQSGGASYDGSDAFYKGDNPGFEGTTGIQTTVPEPASVALMGFGLVAVGVAARRRSANLA